One segment of Capnocytophaga sp. oral taxon 878 DNA contains the following:
- a CDS encoding reprolysin-like metallopeptidase, producing the protein MKRKIKFMKNIITIGLLIGCFLFGKAQNEADKWLKAVSEQQGITIEWQERPTSLTKEGVKSFVGYYKGKFVASLSVGKTVSGHFNYQDVSYEVTDNKGELVFIKNEEGVCGNQDKEPHKHSNHARPVLAAEEIQPEIANTQLLRVYRLAMHIPYSTFSKEHFGNKIEKVRTFWADTEVFLNEMYLRDLGVRFEVVNDERLIIKDENQETFASTRNASYVKDNSTIVINKLIGENSYDVGISLVFTSSQKSGIRGLAYLEGVYQSNTKGDAVAVLTKQVIAHEIGHLFGGRHTFGSHKGSTAYDSEKTELGSGTSVMSYGNPRDFFSLSSIERIRKRLTQVPAKTQDKTFATQAPRIDRSKLKSHYTIPKGTFFQFYIPATDPDSNVLLYTVNQHDVRLGAETPITQYAIYKPAIANPVTIKTEYHENSGNTVANSGLAHQTIGTFTFWLGVSDAQPQQAADYIVQYDLVETKVTVKEGTPFEITTTPKNKYKGGEKISLQWNVDAAIFAGTKVRVLLSDDLGKTFKHIVLAETANDGAEEITLPNINTSKAVLKVEVIEGVAFALTNYHPKNGGFTIEKDNSLPSEPLVWVTLPQNLTVECAKAIPAIVSPTTKGGCATVMITYDEKKVNEVCLNNFTLERTFIASDGCTTLTHTQIIKVEDKTPPTFVGNLPQDITIEEGTPTPTLSVLTAADNCGVISVSSSTQEVKNNGKVSKLIYKWVATDSCGNNSIHIQTINIHPKPILPPLSWATLPSNITIDCAKDIPTVVNPSTQGGCATVMITYNEKKVNEVCLNNFTLERTFIASDGCTTLTHTQNIKVEDKMPPTFVGSLPQDITIEEGTPTPTLLVLTATDNCGIASVSSSTQEVKNNGKVSKLIYKWVATDNCGNSSIYTQTINIHPKPIFSPLSWSTLPTNITIDCTKDIPAVVSPSTQGGCATIVITYNEKKVNEVCLNNFTLERTFIASDGCTTLTHSQNIKVEDKTPPTFVGSLPQDITIEEGKAIPLQISITVEDTCEGQPKVTRSDKKEYTIEGKLSKITYFWVARDICGNERVHTQTIIITPKTIAPPTNPTKKEVIIYNAISTENGSDNYFKVENTDEGKPISLLVFDEMGLKVYENNLYGDKNDYFRGFANVKGFINHNKRLVGTYFYIVTYYSNGQLQVKKGFLYVK; encoded by the coding sequence GTGTATGTGGCAATCAAGATAAAGAACCTCATAAGCATAGCAATCACGCAAGACCGGTTTTAGCTGCTGAAGAAATCCAACCAGAAATTGCTAATACCCAACTACTAAGGGTGTACAGATTGGCTATGCATATTCCTTACAGCACATTTAGTAAAGAGCATTTTGGTAATAAGATAGAAAAAGTAAGAACCTTTTGGGCGGATACTGAAGTCTTCCTTAACGAAATGTATTTGCGCGATTTGGGAGTGCGTTTTGAGGTAGTGAATGATGAACGTCTTATTATTAAAGATGAAAACCAAGAAACCTTTGCAAGCACTCGTAATGCTAGTTATGTAAAAGATAATTCTACTATCGTTATTAATAAACTTATAGGAGAGAACAGCTATGATGTGGGTATCTCTCTCGTATTTACTTCTTCTCAAAAAAGTGGCATCAGGGGATTGGCTTATCTTGAAGGGGTTTACCAATCTAATACCAAAGGAGATGCAGTAGCTGTACTTACTAAGCAGGTGATAGCCCACGAGATAGGACACTTATTCGGAGGTAGGCACACTTTTGGTAGTCATAAAGGCTCGACTGCCTATGATAGTGAAAAAACAGAACTTGGTAGCGGTACTTCGGTGATGAGCTATGGTAATCCTCGTGATTTTTTCTCGTTATCGAGCATAGAGCGCATACGCAAACGATTGACACAAGTACCCGCAAAAACCCAAGATAAGACTTTTGCTACTCAAGCTCCACGTATAGACCGGAGCAAGCTGAAAAGTCATTATACGATTCCGAAAGGTACTTTTTTTCAGTTTTATATCCCTGCTACTGACCCAGATAGCAACGTCTTACTATATACTGTAAATCAGCACGATGTACGACTGGGGGCAGAGACTCCTATAACACAATATGCTATTTATAAGCCTGCTATTGCCAACCCTGTTACTATTAAAACAGAGTATCACGAAAATTCTGGAAATACAGTAGCTAATAGCGGTTTAGCTCATCAGACTATAGGTACTTTTACCTTTTGGTTGGGGGTAAGTGATGCACAACCTCAGCAAGCTGCCGATTATATAGTGCAATATGATTTGGTAGAAACAAAGGTTACTGTAAAAGAGGGGACTCCTTTTGAAATTACCACTACCCCTAAAAACAAATACAAAGGTGGTGAGAAAATCTCGCTGCAATGGAATGTTGATGCTGCTATTTTTGCAGGTACAAAGGTGCGTGTGTTGCTGTCAGATGATTTAGGGAAAACGTTTAAGCATATTGTTTTAGCAGAAACGGCTAATGATGGTGCTGAAGAGATTACTTTGCCTAATATCAATACTTCAAAGGCAGTGCTAAAAGTAGAGGTAATAGAAGGGGTAGCGTTTGCTCTTACTAATTATCACCCTAAAAATGGAGGTTTTACTATCGAAAAAGATAACTCTTTGCCATCTGAACCATTAGTATGGGTAACTCTTCCTCAAAACCTTACTGTGGAGTGTGCTAAGGCTATACCAGCAATAGTAAGTCCTACAACTAAAGGAGGGTGCGCTACTGTTATGATTACTTATGATGAGAAGAAAGTGAATGAGGTATGCCTTAATAACTTTACTTTGGAGCGTACTTTTATTGCTTCTGACGGATGTACTACTCTTACTCATACTCAAATTATTAAGGTAGAAGATAAAACTCCTCCTACTTTTGTAGGTAACTTACCGCAAGATATTACAATTGAGGAAGGTACACCTACTCCTACCCTATCGGTTCTTACAGCTGCTGATAACTGCGGGGTGATAAGTGTTAGCTCTTCAACTCAGGAGGTAAAAAACAATGGTAAGGTAAGTAAGCTAATTTATAAATGGGTAGCTACTGATAGTTGTGGAAATAACTCTATACATATACAAACTATTAACATCCACCCTAAACCTATTTTGCCCCCTCTTTCTTGGGCAACTTTGCCTAGTAATATAACTATAGATTGTGCTAAGGATATACCTACAGTAGTAAACCCTTCTACACAAGGTGGCTGTGCTACAGTTATGATTACTTATAATGAAAAGAAAGTAAATGAAGTATGCCTTAATAACTTTACTTTAGAGCGTACTTTTATTGCTTCTGACGGATGTACTACTTTGACTCATACACAAAACATTAAAGTGGAAGATAAAATGCCTCCTACTTTTGTAGGTAGCTTACCACAAGATATTACAATTGAAGAAGGTACTCCTACACCTACCCTACTGGTACTTACTGCTACTGATAACTGTGGGATAGCAAGTGTTAGCTCTTCAACTCAGGAGGTAAAAAACAATGGTAAGGTAAGTAAGCTAATTTATAAATGGGTAGCTACAGATAATTGTGGAAATAGCTCTATATATACACAAACTATTAACATTCACCCTAAACCTATTTTTTCTCCTCTTTCTTGGTCAACTTTACCTACTAATATAACTATAGATTGTACTAAGGATATACCTGCAGTGGTAAGTCCTAGCACTCAAGGTGGATGCGCTACTATTGTGATAACTTATAATGAAAAGAAAGTAAATGAAGTATGCCTTAATAACTTTACTTTGGAACGTACTTTCATTGCTTCTGACGGATGTACAACTTTGACTCATTCACAAAATATTAAAGTGGAAGATAAAACACCTCCTACTTTTGTAGGTAGCTTACCACAAGATATTACAATTGAAGAGGGAAAAGCTATTCCTTTGCAAATAAGTATTACTGTGGAAGACACTTGTGAGGGACAACCTAAAGTTACTCGATCTGATAAAAAAGAATATACTATTGAAGGTAAGTTATCTAAAATTACCTACTTTTGGGTAGCTCGTGATATATGTGGAAATGAAAGGGTTCATACCCAAACCATTATCATTACACCAAAAACAATAGCACCTCCTACTAATCCTACAAAAAAAGAAGTAATAATTTACAATGCTATTTCTACTGAAAATGGCTCTGACAACTATTTCAAGGTAGAAAATACTGATGAAGGCAAACCTATTAGCTTACTTGTATTTGACGAAATGGGACTTAAAGTATATGAAAACAACCTTTATGGTGATAAAAACGACTATTTTAGAGGGTTTGCAAATGTAAAAGGCTTCATAAATCATAACAAACGATTGGTGGGAACGTATTTTTATATAGTTACTTACTATAGTAACGGACAACTGCAAGTAAAAAAAGGATTTTTATATGTAAAATAA
- the ruvA gene encoding Holliday junction branch migration protein RuvA, protein MITHLQGKLVEKKPTYVVIDCQGVGYFVNISLNTYSALPEEETIKLYTYLQIKEDAHTLYGFISKAEREVFVLLLSVSGVGANTARTMLSALTATQIRSAIINSEVAIIQAVKGIGTKTSQRIVLDLKDKMMKLQDFVDEPISIMSSHKEEALAALEVLGFVRKQAEKIIDKIIKTTSTEFPVEELIKQALKMMT, encoded by the coding sequence ATGATTACTCATTTACAAGGAAAACTAGTAGAGAAAAAACCTACTTATGTAGTGATTGACTGCCAAGGTGTAGGGTATTTTGTTAATATTAGTCTGAATACCTATTCTGCTTTGCCGGAGGAAGAAACTATCAAACTCTATACTTATTTGCAAATTAAAGAAGATGCTCATACATTATATGGCTTTATTAGTAAAGCTGAACGTGAGGTATTTGTCTTATTACTTTCTGTTTCAGGTGTGGGAGCAAATACAGCACGTACTATGCTCTCAGCACTTACCGCAACTCAAATACGTAGTGCTATTATAAATAGTGAAGTAGCTATCATCCAGGCTGTAAAGGGTATTGGAACTAAAACATCTCAAAGAATTGTGCTTGACCTGAAAGACAAGATGATGAAACTACAAGACTTTGTTGATGAACCTATCAGTATAATGAGTAGTCATAAAGAGGAAGCTCTTGCCGCCTTAGAAGTACTTGGCTTTGTTCGGAAGCAAGCTGAAAAAATAATTGACAAAATTATTAAAACTACTTCTACAGAGTTTCCTGTAGAAGAACTCATCAAACAAGCCCTTAAAATGATGACTTAA
- the sprA gene encoding cell surface protein SprA, translating into MRQYLPLLILLFSSILTTQAQVTPTIQSTQTETIVRNGIGQIGLAQPESIVHKYTYNPTLDRYVYTEKLGKYDLATPLFLTVEEYEKLVLRDRSKAYYKDKLDALGDTQSDTTEKKKARRDLLPDLYVNSDFFESIFGGRNIEFTPTGSVGVDLGLRYSRNDNPVVSPRYRSSLGLDFEQRISLGLTGKIGTRVNLNAQYDTQASFDFQNVFKLEYAPDEDDIVQKIELGNISMPISNSLITGSQSLFGVKTELKFGRTTITGVFSEQKSERKTVSAQGGGTITEFEFSALDYDENRNFFLAQFFRDNYDRALENYPFINSKVQITRLEVWVTNRNSRMGNIRNILALQDLGEPRMENTRLSDKAGAGFFNGTTNNMPSNRANKYDPTGVGTTSSGTTNTVLTSAIRDVATVQQGFGTNSSYVSQGYDYAVIENARKLEEGVDYKVDTKLGFISLNTALSADEVLAVAYQYTYGSQVYQVGEFANDGISATTYNNSFYGGNNAITNNLLVLKMLKSNRLNVNDPIWDLMMKNVYSVGSARLSADDFRMNIYYSNPSPINYIEKVDNTGWPSGLEDRILLNLFNFDRLNKYNDPQPGGDGFFDYLPGITIDEQYGKIFFTKVEPFGKFLHTTLGGGTYKDPATYNNNQKKYVYNSLYRNTKTQAQMDGDKNKFVMKGRYKASSRRGISLGAFNVPRGSVTVSAGGRILVEGLDYLVDYQSGTVEIINPSVEASNLPIQVSLENNLIFGGQTTRFMGVNVEHKFSDKFIINGAVVNLRERPFTQKTSYGQESVNNTIFGVGASYSTELPFLTRWVNRIPTIKSDAPSNLSVRGEFAYLMAGTPKADDFDGETTVYLDDFEASQATIDMRSPLAWKLASTPLEFGQGSGTSSRTLYGNDPTDNNNLRNGYGRAKMAWYTIDPVFYSTQKPSDVGSNEISKNSTRRIFIEEIFPQQQLAQGQSLVQSTLDLAYYPNVKGPYNNSPSFNTENKWAGIMRSMSYSDFQESNIEFLQFWVMDPYYSGEYSGTGELVFNLGNISEDVLKDGRKQYENGLPGLSSTASTNQTTWGKVPAAQSLVYAFDESSDNRNLQDIGLDGMSDADERNIYTNNLSVSPNDPAMDNYEYFLARSGGILNRYYNYNGTQGNSPISTSDNNRGSTTLPDIEDINGDYTMNTTNNYLEYRVRIHPNISTADPYVNDIRNVSVEAPNGQQVATRWIQFKIPIANGALWREGYKFPVGTVTDTKDQISIINSMTHMRMYLTGFPQEMLLRFGTLDLIRGDWRYYNYPLNNIVGTSSNTTVEINSVNLIENENRQPIPYRMPPGVNRERINTNNTLVEQNEQALSYIVRNLRDKDSRAVYKALRFDLRQYKYIKMFVHAEAYKNNALNDNQAVAFIRVGTDFNENYYQVEIPLQVTPAGTSADYLIWPKVNELSIPMEVLTKLKAIKLRSSDPLNEESYYDENFNLITNPNNTPHQQGQNRYAIKGNPSLGSVRAIMLGIKNASGHDLSGEFWFNELRVAELENHGGWAAVGSLDANASELLNISATGRMHTVGFGAVDQAPNQRALESTQEYDVMMNINAGKLLPPKWNVQIPVGLNHSQKRSTPEYDPVYQDIKLDNRLGVAQTAQERETIREQAEDYTLRRGINLIGVKKNLSEGQKNRIYNIENFTFNYAYNEKSHRDYELKYEDEQQVRAGFMYNYTFKPATVEPFKKITKFSGKRYWQWLSDLNLNILPTSIMFTTDLNRTFTKQLFRDVHFEGVNTSQQKALPELQQRNYLMNYQYAINYNLTKSLRLNFNATNNSIIRNYYVYDANGDIAGVQKDVNLWTDFWDLGTPDHFFSKFQLNYDLPFNKFPYFEFIRANYTYSGDFDYQRGSQTLLQLAHQDINTLQNGNTHNLTANFTFDQLYRYLGVKPTPRGEKTSIAKSIATMLKTAAVNYSVTNARTLPGYTQRIGFLGTLKPSFGFMFGDQTDLRYEMAKRGQLTEFADFNDQYISSKEKQLLITANLQPIPDLQINLKGNRQYTENYTETFEIRNFVYNKLVGNQVGSFNISTNLMATTFNKIDEYNSATFETFKNNRMTIARRLAEARGLNPADVDAEGFPKGYSKKSQAVMIPAFFAAYSGSSASGVSLNAFKNIPIPEWNVRYTGLMRLDFIKNTFKRFSLAHGYRASYSLSEFRTNLEYEAANPNKTNVAGDFLNDKLYSTVTLAEQFNPLLRADMELKNSMSLLVEFNRDRTISISLDNDYLTEILRREYKFGAGYRFKDLSFITSLGGTPTTIKSDLVLKGTLSYLKEFTVIRNMEIFNNQVTAGQTSWLGNFTAEYALSRNLLASYYLQYNFSKSAISTAFPMTTFRTGLSVKYTFQ; encoded by the coding sequence ATGAGGCAATACTTACCCCTTCTTATACTACTCTTTTCTAGTATTTTAACTACTCAAGCTCAAGTAACTCCTACCATTCAAAGTACTCAAACAGAAACTATTGTACGTAATGGTATTGGACAGATAGGGTTGGCACAACCTGAATCAATAGTTCATAAGTACACTTATAACCCTACCTTAGACAGGTACGTATATACCGAGAAATTAGGTAAATACGATCTTGCTACACCTCTATTTCTGACTGTTGAAGAATATGAGAAACTAGTGTTGCGTGATCGTTCAAAAGCTTACTATAAAGATAAACTTGATGCTCTTGGTGACACTCAAAGTGATACTACTGAAAAGAAAAAGGCACGTCGGGATCTACTACCTGACCTATATGTAAATTCTGATTTCTTCGAGAGTATTTTTGGAGGACGCAATATAGAGTTTACTCCCACTGGAAGTGTAGGAGTTGATTTGGGATTGCGTTACAGCCGTAATGATAACCCTGTTGTAAGTCCTCGTTACCGTAGTTCATTGGGGTTAGATTTTGAACAACGAATTAGCTTAGGACTTACCGGTAAGATAGGTACTCGAGTAAACCTTAATGCTCAGTATGACACTCAAGCTTCCTTTGATTTTCAAAATGTATTCAAGTTAGAATATGCTCCTGATGAAGATGATATAGTACAAAAAATAGAATTAGGAAACATCTCAATGCCTATTTCTAATTCACTTATTACAGGCTCACAAAGCCTTTTTGGTGTAAAAACAGAACTTAAGTTTGGACGTACTACTATCACAGGAGTATTTTCTGAACAAAAATCGGAGCGGAAAACTGTAAGTGCTCAAGGAGGTGGTACTATTACTGAATTTGAATTTTCAGCCCTTGATTACGACGAAAACCGCAACTTCTTTTTAGCTCAATTCTTCCGAGACAACTATGATCGCGCTTTAGAAAATTACCCATTTATCAATAGTAAAGTACAAATTACCCGCTTAGAGGTTTGGGTTACCAATCGTAATAGCCGTATGGGGAACATTCGTAATATTTTAGCTTTACAAGATTTAGGGGAGCCTCGAATGGAAAACACTCGCTTGAGTGATAAAGCCGGGGCAGGATTTTTCAATGGCACTACCAATAATATGCCTTCTAACCGAGCTAATAAATACGATCCTACAGGGGTAGGAACCACCTCATCTGGTACTACTAACACAGTACTTACTTCGGCAATTCGTGATGTAGCCACTGTACAACAAGGTTTTGGTACTAATAGTTCATACGTGAGTCAGGGGTATGACTATGCTGTTATTGAGAATGCTCGAAAATTAGAAGAAGGTGTTGATTATAAAGTAGACACCAAGCTCGGTTTTATCTCACTAAATACGGCCCTAAGTGCTGATGAAGTATTAGCTGTAGCTTATCAATATACCTATGGTAGCCAAGTCTATCAAGTAGGAGAGTTTGCTAATGATGGTATCTCGGCTACTACCTACAATAATAGTTTTTATGGAGGTAACAATGCTATAACTAACAACCTTTTGGTGTTGAAAATGCTTAAAAGTAACCGTCTGAATGTAAATGATCCTATTTGGGACTTAATGATGAAAAACGTTTATTCAGTAGGCTCTGCACGCCTTTCAGCAGATGATTTCCGTATGAATATCTACTATTCTAACCCCTCTCCTATTAATTACATTGAAAAGGTAGATAATACAGGATGGCCTTCAGGGTTGGAAGATCGCATTCTGCTCAACCTCTTTAATTTTGACCGCCTTAATAAATATAACGACCCACAACCAGGAGGTGATGGTTTTTTTGATTATCTACCTGGTATTACTATTGATGAACAATATGGAAAAATCTTCTTTACTAAAGTAGAGCCTTTTGGAAAATTCTTACATACAACCTTAGGAGGTGGTACTTACAAAGATCCCGCTACTTATAACAATAATCAAAAGAAATACGTATACAACTCACTCTACCGAAATACAAAAACTCAAGCTCAAATGGATGGCGATAAAAACAAGTTTGTAATGAAAGGCCGTTACAAAGCTTCTAGCCGTAGAGGTATTTCATTAGGAGCTTTTAATGTGCCAAGAGGTTCAGTAACTGTTAGTGCCGGAGGGCGTATATTGGTAGAAGGTCTTGATTATTTAGTGGATTACCAATCAGGTACAGTTGAGATTATCAATCCAAGTGTTGAAGCAAGTAATCTACCGATACAAGTATCATTGGAGAATAACCTTATTTTTGGTGGACAAACAACACGTTTTATGGGAGTAAATGTAGAACATAAATTCAGTGATAAATTTATTATAAATGGAGCTGTTGTAAATTTACGTGAACGCCCTTTTACTCAAAAAACAAGTTATGGACAGGAGAGTGTGAATAATACTATTTTTGGTGTTGGTGCTTCATATTCTACTGAACTACCTTTTCTTACCCGCTGGGTGAATCGTATTCCAACTATAAAAAGTGATGCCCCTTCGAACTTATCAGTACGAGGTGAATTTGCCTATCTTATGGCAGGTACTCCTAAAGCAGATGATTTTGATGGAGAAACAACTGTATATTTAGATGACTTTGAAGCTTCACAAGCTACTATTGATATGCGCTCTCCTTTAGCTTGGAAATTAGCTAGTACTCCATTAGAGTTTGGCCAAGGAAGTGGTACTTCTTCTCGTACCCTTTACGGTAATGACCCCACTGACAACAATAACTTACGTAACGGTTATGGACGTGCTAAAATGGCATGGTATACAATCGATCCAGTGTTTTATTCGACTCAAAAACCATCGGATGTAGGTTCTAATGAAATTTCTAAGAATAGTACACGTCGTATCTTCATTGAAGAAATTTTTCCTCAACAACAATTAGCTCAAGGACAATCACTTGTACAAAGTACCTTAGATTTAGCTTATTACCCTAATGTAAAAGGTCCTTATAATAATAGCCCTTCTTTTAATACTGAAAATAAATGGGCAGGTATTATGCGTAGTATGAGCTATTCTGACTTTCAAGAAAGTAATATTGAGTTCTTGCAATTTTGGGTAATGGATCCATACTATTCGGGTGAATATAGTGGTACTGGTGAGTTAGTTTTTAACTTAGGGAATATCTCAGAAGATGTACTTAAAGACGGGCGGAAACAATACGAAAATGGCTTACCGGGACTTTCATCTACAGCTAGTACTAATCAAACAACTTGGGGTAAAGTACCTGCTGCTCAATCATTAGTATATGCTTTTGATGAGAGTTCGGATAACCGCAACTTACAAGATATAGGACTTGATGGTATGAGCGATGCTGATGAACGCAATATTTACACTAACAATCTTAGCGTTTCACCTAATGACCCAGCTATGGATAACTATGAATACTTCTTAGCACGCAGCGGAGGTATTTTAAATCGTTATTACAACTACAACGGGACTCAAGGTAACTCGCCTATAAGTACAAGTGATAATAACCGAGGCTCCACTACCCTACCTGATATTGAAGATATCAATGGTGATTATACAATGAATACTACTAATAATTACTTGGAGTATCGTGTTCGTATACACCCTAATATCAGTACTGCTGATCCTTATGTAAATGATATTCGTAATGTATCAGTTGAGGCACCTAATGGGCAGCAAGTAGCTACCCGCTGGATACAGTTTAAAATACCTATTGCTAATGGAGCTTTATGGCGTGAAGGCTATAAATTCCCTGTGGGTACTGTTACCGATACCAAAGACCAGATAAGTATCATTAACTCAATGACACATATGCGTATGTACCTAACAGGATTCCCTCAAGAAATGCTGTTACGTTTTGGTACACTTGATCTTATCCGTGGTGACTGGCGTTACTATAACTACCCTCTTAATAACATCGTAGGAACAAGTTCTAATACCACAGTTGAAATCAACTCAGTAAACCTTATTGAGAATGAAAACCGCCAACCTATACCTTATCGTATGCCTCCAGGAGTAAATCGGGAGCGTATTAATACTAATAATACTTTAGTGGAACAAAATGAGCAAGCCTTATCATATATAGTGCGTAACTTAAGAGATAAAGATAGTCGTGCTGTGTACAAAGCTTTGCGTTTTGACCTGCGACAATACAAGTATATTAAAATGTTTGTACACGCTGAAGCCTATAAAAACAATGCTTTGAACGATAACCAAGCTGTAGCTTTTATTAGAGTAGGTACAGACTTTAATGAGAATTACTATCAGGTGGAAATACCTTTACAAGTAACTCCTGCTGGTACCTCTGCTGACTATTTGATTTGGCCTAAAGTTAATGAGCTAAGCATTCCAATGGAGGTACTTACCAAACTTAAGGCTATTAAACTTCGTAGCTCAGACCCTTTAAATGAAGAGAGTTATTACGATGAGAATTTCAACCTGATAACTAACCCAAATAATACCCCTCATCAACAGGGGCAAAATCGTTATGCTATTAAAGGAAATCCTTCCTTAGGTAGTGTACGTGCTATAATGTTAGGTATTAAAAATGCATCGGGGCATGACCTTAGTGGAGAATTCTGGTTTAACGAGCTACGTGTGGCTGAGTTAGAAAATCATGGTGGTTGGGCTGCAGTAGGCTCTTTAGATGCTAATGCTTCTGAACTATTGAACATCTCGGCTACAGGACGTATGCACACTGTAGGTTTTGGAGCTGTAGACCAAGCTCCTAACCAACGTGCTTTGGAAAGTACACAAGAATACGATGTGATGATGAACATCAATGCAGGCAAATTGTTACCTCCAAAATGGAATGTGCAAATACCTGTAGGCTTAAATCACTCACAAAAACGTTCTACCCCTGAATATGACCCTGTATATCAAGATATCAAACTTGATAACCGACTTGGCGTAGCCCAAACAGCACAAGAACGTGAAACTATTCGGGAACAGGCTGAAGACTACACCCTAAGGCGTGGTATTAACCTCATTGGGGTGAAGAAGAATCTTTCGGAAGGGCAGAAAAACAGAATTTACAATATTGAAAACTTTACTTTTAACTATGCTTATAACGAAAAAAGCCATAGAGATTATGAATTAAAGTATGAAGATGAGCAGCAAGTACGTGCTGGCTTTATGTATAACTATACTTTTAAACCTGCTACAGTAGAGCCTTTTAAAAAGATAACTAAATTCTCGGGTAAGCGCTATTGGCAATGGCTTAGTGACCTAAACTTAAACATCTTGCCTACTAGCATTATGTTCACTACTGACTTAAATAGAACCTTTACTAAACAGCTGTTCCGTGATGTACATTTTGAAGGAGTAAATACAAGTCAGCAAAAAGCTTTGCCAGAGCTGCAACAGCGTAATTACCTAATGAACTACCAATATGCTATTAACTATAACCTTACCAAGTCATTGCGCTTGAATTTCAATGCTACTAATAACAGTATCATACGTAACTACTATGTGTATGATGCTAATGGAGATATTGCTGGCGTACAAAAAGATGTAAACCTATGGACTGACTTTTGGGATTTAGGTACTCCTGATCACTTTTTCTCTAAATTCCAACTAAATTATGACTTGCCATTTAACAAGTTCCCTTACTTTGAGTTTATCCGTGCTAATTACACCTATTCTGGAGATTTTGATTACCAACGAGGCTCACAAACCCTCTTGCAGTTAGCACACCAAGATATTAACACACTGCAAAATGGTAATACTCATAACCTTACTGCTAACTTTACTTTCGACCAGCTGTATCGTTATTTGGGTGTGAAACCTACCCCTCGTGGTGAGAAAACAAGTATAGCTAAATCTATTGCTACTATGCTTAAAACAGCAGCTGTGAACTACTCGGTTACTAATGCACGTACCTTGCCAGGTTATACCCAACGGATAGGTTTCTTGGGCACCCTTAAACCTTCATTTGGCTTTATGTTTGGTGACCAAACCGATTTGCGTTATGAAATGGCAAAACGTGGACAGCTTACTGAATTTGCTGATTTTAATGACCAATACATCAGTTCTAAAGAGAAACAGCTACTAATTACTGCAAACTTACAGCCTATTCCTGATTTGCAAATCAACCTAAAAGGTAATAGGCAATATACAGAAAACTATACAGAAACCTTTGAGATTCGCAACTTTGTATACAACAAGTTGGTAGGAAATCAGGTAGGTAGCTTTAATATTTCGACTAACCTTATGGCTACTACCTTTAATAAGATTGATGAGTACAACTCGGCTACTTTTGAAACTTTCAAGAATAACCGTATGACTATAGCCCGCCGCTTGGCTGAAGCTCGTGGTTTAAATCCTGCTGATGTAGATGCTGAAGGTTTCCCTAAAGGGTATAGCAAAAAGAGCCAAGCGGTAATGATTCCTGCTTTCTTTGCTGCCTATTCAGGTAGTAGTGCTAGTGGTGTATCACTTAATGCTTTTAAAAACATTCCTATTCCTGAATGGAATGTGCGCTATACAGGCTTAATGCGTTTAGATTTCATCAAGAATACTTTTAAACGCTTTTCATTGGCACACGGTTATCGTGCGAGCTACTCACTAAGCGAGTTCCGCACTAACTTAGAGTATGAGGCTGCTAATCCTAACAAAACCAATGTTGCTGGAGACTTTCTGAATGATAAACTCTATTCGACTGTTACTCTTGCTGAGCAGTTCAACCCTCTGCTACGTGCTGATATGGAGCTTAAAAACTCAATGAGCTTATTGGTTGAATTTAACAGAGATCGTACTATATCTATCAGTTTAGATAATGATTATCTTACTGAAATACTGCGCCGAGAATACAAATTTGGGGCGGGGTACCGCTTTAAAGATTTGAGTTTTATTACTAGCTTAGGAGGTACACCTACCACTATTAAAAGTGATTTGGTACTAAAAGGAACTCTTTCATACCTAAAAGAATTTACTGTAATACGCAATATGGAGATTTTCAATAACCAAGTAACTGCAGGGCAAACTTCATGGCTTGGTAACTTTACTGCCGAATACGCTTTAAGCAGAAACTTATTGGCATCATATTATTTGCAGTACAACTTCTCTAAATCAGCTATTTCAACGGCTTTCCCTATGACAACTTTCCGTACTGGCTTATCAGTGAAATACACTTTTCAGTAA